The following nucleotide sequence is from Vicinamibacteria bacterium.
TACATCGCTTCCGAGCTCATCGAAAGGCTCAGGGGAAACCGCGTCGGGCTCGTGGTGTTCTCCGGCTCGGCGTTCGTTCAGTGTCCTTTGACCGTCGATTACGGGGCGGCGCGGGTGTTCCTCGATACCGTCACCACCGGAATCGTTCCCGAGCCCGGGACCGACATTGCGGGCGCGCTCGAACGGGCGCGCGCGAGCTTCGTGAGCGAGCAGACCCGCTACCGCGTCGTGGTGCTCCTGACGGATGGAGAGGAGCTCTCGGGAAGCGCCCTCGGCGCGGCGGAAAAACTCAGGGACGAGAACATCGTCGTTCACGCCATCGGGGTGG
It contains:
- a CDS encoding VWA domain-containing protein, with protein sequence YIASELIERLRGNRVGLVVFSGSAFVQCPLTVDYGAARVFLDTVTTGIVPEPGTDIAGALERARASFVSEQTRYRVVVLLTDGEELSGSALGAAEKLRDENIVVHAIGVGTPGGQPIPLRDERGEVTDYVRDDSGEPVLSRLDEETLSRLAFSTGGKYFRIAEQDREIEAVASAIQAMEGEELQSQLFRRYQERFYWPLGFALAFLLAETLVLREGRG